From the genome of Salmonella enterica subsp. houtenae serovar Houten:
GGCACTGGTCACAGGCGATTTTATGGCGACCGGAAAGCCGCAGGCACGTTTTTATCAGGTAGTGAACGGTATTGCGGTATTACCCGTGACCGGAACACTGGTTCATAAACTCGGCGGAATGCGTCCCTTTTCAGGGATGACCGGATATGACGGTGTCACTGCCCGGCTACAACAGGCGGTTTCAGATCCGGAGGTAAAAGGCATTCTGCTGGATATTGACAGTCCCGGCGGTCAGGCTGCCGGGGCGTTTGACTGTGCTGACATGATTTACCGGATGCGCGAACAGAAACCTGTCTGGGCACTGGCAAATGAAACAGCCTGTTCGGCGGCCATGTTGCTGGCGGCAGCCTGTTCGCACCGCCTTGTGACCCAGACGTCCAGAATGGGATCAATTGGTGTGGTGATGGCGCATACCAGCTACGCCGAAAAACTGAAACAGGAAGGGATCGATATCACCCTTATCTATTCTGGCGCACACAAGGCTGATCTGACGCCCAGCTAGGAATTACCGGAAAGCGTCCATGCCGACTACCAGCAGCGAATGGACGAGGCCAGAAAGATGTTTGCAGAAAAAGTGGCCCGGTACACGGGGTTGTCTGTCGATGCGGTAATGGCGACGGAGGCGGCAGTGTATGACGGGCAGGCCATTATCACTACCGGACTGGCAGATGGAATGGTGAATGCTGCTGACGCCATCGGCGTGATGGCAGAAGCTATCAACAGTAACAAGACAGGAGGCACTATGCCTGAATTAAGTGCAGCTGACGCTGTCACGCAGGAAAACCAGCGCGTAATGGGAATTCTGGTTTGCCCGGAGGCCAGGGGGCATGAGGCACTGGCACAGATGCTGGCCGGGCAGCCGGGAATGAGCGTTGCTCAGGCGAAGTCTATTCTGGCTGCCGCCGCGCCGGCGGATACGACCAGCACCGCTGACCGTATCCTTGCCCTGGAAGAAGCTGGTGGTCGGGAAACACTCGCACAGACACTGGCGGCCATGCCGGAGATGACGGTGGAACAGGCCAGAACCATTCTGGCAGCATCGCCGATCGCTGCGGCAACGTCACTTTATGATGCCGTGATGGCGCTTGATGAGGCGAAAGGCCGTGAAGAGTTGGCGGAAAAACTGGCTGTCATGCCTGGTATGACCACAGATCAGGCCCGTGACCTGCTGGCTGCCGCGCCGGACAAATCCGGTAATGCGGGGCTGAGCATGAACAACGCATTTGATGCTTTCATGCAGTCTCATTCCCCGGACCCCGTATCCGGCGGCAAAGGCCACAGTAATGATACCGAAAC
Proteins encoded in this window:
- a CDS encoding scaffold protein, with protein sequence MQRNLPHIISQATSAPLLLEPAYARVFFCALGRESGINSLHIPGNNESLDQSDMALVTGDFMATGKPQARFYQVVNGIAVLPVTGTLVHKLGGMRPFSGMTGYDGVTARLQQAVSDPEVKGILLDIDSPGGQAAGAFDCADMIYRMREQKPVWALANETACSAAMLLAAACSHRLVTQTSRMGSIGVVMAHTSYAEKLKQEGIDITLIYSGAHKADLTPS
- a CDS encoding scaffold protein; translation: MFAEKVARYTGLSVDAVMATEAAVYDGQAIITTGLADGMVNAADAIGVMAEAINSNKTGGTMPELSAADAVTQENQRVMGILVCPEARGHEALAQMLAGQPGMSVAQAKSILAAAAPADTTSTADRILALEEAGGRETLAQTLAAMPEMTVEQARTILAASPIAAATSLYDAVMALDEAKGREELAEKLAVMPGMTTDQARDLLAAAPDKSGNAGLSMNNAFDAFMQSHSPDPVSGGKGHSNDTETTLLMSIPGTSAT